From Paenibacillus sp. GP183, one genomic window encodes:
- a CDS encoding ABC transporter permease, whose product MKTQLGGTTLFSKLFTVKKKEESYYAASHWRLMARKLMKHKLAKISLFVLTFMYVVALFGNFIAPQGLDSYDSESVNSKPTQLHWIDKDGKFHLMPFVYGTKSGRDPVTLRKMFVEDTEHTYAIQFFVKGNEYKFWGVIPSNLHLFGVKAPGHLFIFGTDGMGRDLFSRVVLGSQISLTIPLVGVFISFILGLLLGGISGYFGGPIDNMIQRSIEIIRSFPTLPLWMALSAAIPPRVPVVQMFLYITIIMAFIEWTGLARVVRSKFISIKNEDYVMAAKISGISNSRIIAVHLIPGFMSYLVVSMTLSIPSMIIGETAMSFLGLGIRSPAASWGVLLQEAQRMESVALYPWKLIPLVSVIVTVLTFNFLGDGLRDAADPYK is encoded by the coding sequence ATGAAAACTCAGTTAGGCGGCACCACCTTATTTTCCAAGCTGTTTACAGTAAAAAAGAAGGAAGAATCGTATTACGCGGCCTCGCATTGGCGGCTAATGGCCCGGAAATTGATGAAGCATAAGCTGGCCAAAATCAGTCTGTTTGTGCTCACTTTCATGTATGTGGTCGCTTTATTCGGTAATTTCATTGCCCCACAAGGGCTGGACAGCTACGACAGCGAAAGTGTGAACAGCAAGCCGACGCAATTGCATTGGATCGATAAAGACGGCAAATTCCACTTAATGCCGTTCGTATACGGTACTAAGTCGGGCCGTGACCCGGTTACGCTGCGCAAAATGTTCGTCGAGGACACAGAGCATACGTATGCCATTCAGTTTTTCGTGAAAGGCAATGAATATAAATTTTGGGGCGTTATTCCGAGCAATTTGCATCTGTTTGGCGTGAAAGCGCCGGGGCATCTTTTTATTTTTGGTACAGATGGTATGGGCAGGGATTTATTCTCCAGAGTTGTTCTAGGCAGTCAAATTTCCTTAACTATTCCCTTGGTCGGTGTCTTTATAAGCTTTATCCTCGGATTGTTGCTAGGAGGTATTTCGGGGTACTTTGGCGGACCAATCGACAACATGATTCAAAGGAGCATTGAAATCATTCGTTCTTTTCCAACTCTTCCGTTATGGATGGCGTTATCGGCGGCTATTCCCCCCAGGGTGCCTGTAGTGCAAATGTTCCTGTACATTACGATCATTATGGCTTTCATCGAATGGACGGGATTGGCTCGGGTGGTTCGCAGTAAATTTATTTCGATAAAGAATGAAGATTATGTAATGGCCGCGAAAATTTCCGGAATCAGCAACTCGAGAATAATCGCAGTTCATCTCATTCCCGGATTCATGAGCTATTTGGTTGTGAGCATGACGCTTTCGATCCCTTCGATGATTATCGGTGAAACGGCGATGAGCTTCCTTGGGCTTGGTATTCGCTCGCCTGCTGCAAGCTGGGGCGTCCTGCTGCAGGAAGCGCAGCGAATGGAGAGCGTAGCTTTATATCCTTGGAAATTGATTCCGCTGGTCTCTGTCATTGTTACGGTACTGACGTTTAATTTCCTTGGGGACGGCTTGCGTGACGCGGCCGATCCGTATAAATAA
- a CDS encoding ABC transporter ATP-binding protein, with translation MMTAVKENLQTLLQVDELKIHFPTDGGLLKAVDGISFQVSKGKTLGIVGESGCGKSITGKAILGIQPKTSVTSGSIKLGDADLLKMKRDGAEIRSIRGSKIAMIFQEPMTAFSPLYTIGNQIMESVLLHRTKNKHEAKRMTIDVLQRVGISNPERRFDQYPHEFSGGMMQRAMIAMALSCGPELLIADEPTTALDVTIQAQVLELMKQLQQQFGMAIVFITHDLGIVAEMCDEVAVMYLGKIVEQATVSEIFHHPKHPYTRGLLNSIPAIGGRKERLESIEGTVPIPLNLPPMCGFYDRCKDRIPGLCDKRQVPQTQLSANHTVSCFLYGENKNESGERHD, from the coding sequence ATGATGACTGCAGTAAAAGAGAATCTTCAAACCCTGCTTCAAGTTGACGAATTAAAAATTCATTTTCCAACGGATGGAGGCTTGTTAAAAGCTGTCGACGGTATCAGCTTTCAGGTTTCCAAAGGAAAAACTCTGGGTATTGTCGGGGAGTCCGGCTGCGGTAAAAGCATTACAGGTAAAGCCATTCTCGGCATTCAGCCTAAAACCTCCGTCACTTCGGGGTCGATCAAGCTCGGGGATGCCGATTTGCTCAAGATGAAACGTGACGGGGCAGAAATTCGCTCTATACGCGGAAGCAAGATCGCGATGATCTTCCAAGAACCAATGACAGCCTTCTCTCCTTTGTACACAATTGGCAATCAAATCATGGAATCGGTATTGCTGCACCGCACTAAAAATAAACATGAAGCAAAGCGGATGACAATTGACGTTCTGCAGCGCGTGGGAATCTCCAATCCGGAAAGGCGTTTCGACCAATATCCTCATGAGTTTTCAGGAGGAATGATGCAAAGAGCGATGATTGCCATGGCGCTCTCCTGCGGACCCGAGCTGCTGATTGCAGATGAGCCTACGACCGCTCTTGATGTAACGATCCAAGCCCAGGTGTTGGAATTGATGAAGCAATTGCAGCAGCAATTCGGTATGGCTATCGTGTTCATTACCCACGATCTTGGCATTGTTGCGGAAATGTGCGACGAAGTCGCCGTCATGTATTTGGGCAAAATTGTCGAGCAGGCGACCGTGAGTGAAATATTCCATCATCCGAAACACCCGTATACCAGAGGGCTCCTTAACTCTATTCCGGCGATTGGAGGAAGAAAGGAACGTTTGGAGTCCATAGAAGGAACGGTGCCTATTCCACTGAATTTGCCGCCGATGTGCGGATTCTACGATCGCTGCAAGGACCGGATTCCAGGTCTTTGCGACAAACGCCAAGTGCCGCAGACACAGCTGTCCGCCAATCATACGGTTAGCTGTTTTCTTTACGGCGAAAACAAGAACGAAAGTGGAGAGCGCCATGACTGA
- a CDS encoding ABC transporter substrate-binding protein: MARKKMITTTVVVLLSISVLAGCLSKNNNNAQNSASPGNTASTKTSTGTFKEAPMLEALAKAGTLPAVDQRLPAKQDIMIEPVLDKTGKYGGEWRYPWSGPNDKWGIEMVTEEPLFRFKQDGSGVEPNVAKGYDVNADSTLFTIHLRQGMKWSDGHVFNADDVLFYWEHMLIPETFGKALYDCYYSIDPATGSKERAEVTKVDDYTVQVKFKHSSVQFLERLAIDNKWFFAPAHYYKTVLPEFIGPDKALEVAKQYGFNDTKNLGIWTGYYFWLYPQRPTLNAWVAKNDANSDKFILERNPYFFKTDKDGQQLPYIDRIVMPKMQDSSHTMIETFAGNVELTGADFKDFTVLKENEKKGNYHVVTWSATSWSSTGIELNQTTEAPKLRALFQDIRFREALSVAVDRNQVSEIITNGQGKPAQASVPKGLPNYQDGWDKQWIGYDTNRAAKLFDDIGLKWDSNHKYRTYADGSDLSIVIYEQKGDDERFIELLRKYYDQVGIKTDLKVVDNGSYNDLKYANKIPASIANVSVMNVALRPDELVPLRVITPWFGHYGLYTSSKGKEGVKPEGDVALILEYWDKLKAAKTKEEITKWSNEIVKLHQKNQWVIGYTSPTPVVFIVKNNLKNFPTALFSSDETRGMGLAHPEQFYLE, encoded by the coding sequence ATGGCAAGAAAAAAAATGATAACCACCACTGTGGTTGTACTGCTGTCGATTTCCGTGTTAGCAGGCTGTTTATCGAAAAACAACAATAATGCACAGAACAGCGCTTCACCCGGGAATACTGCAAGTACGAAAACCTCTACTGGTACGTTTAAAGAAGCACCAATGCTGGAAGCGCTTGCAAAGGCAGGTACGCTGCCAGCAGTAGATCAGCGGCTGCCGGCGAAGCAGGATATCATGATTGAGCCGGTACTTGACAAAACCGGAAAATATGGCGGCGAATGGCGGTATCCTTGGAGTGGACCCAACGATAAATGGGGAATCGAGATGGTGACGGAAGAACCGCTATTCCGTTTCAAGCAAGACGGCTCAGGCGTAGAACCTAACGTTGCCAAAGGCTACGATGTGAACGCCGATTCGACCTTATTTACCATACATTTGCGCCAAGGCATGAAGTGGTCTGACGGGCATGTTTTCAACGCTGATGACGTTCTCTTCTATTGGGAGCATATGCTTATTCCGGAAACGTTCGGCAAAGCGCTCTACGATTGCTATTACTCCATTGATCCGGCAACAGGATCGAAAGAAAGAGCCGAAGTGACCAAAGTCGACGATTACACGGTTCAAGTCAAGTTCAAACACTCGAGCGTTCAGTTCCTGGAGCGCCTCGCGATCGACAACAAATGGTTTTTCGCGCCTGCTCATTATTACAAAACGGTTCTGCCGGAATTTATCGGTCCAGACAAAGCGCTTGAGGTTGCCAAACAATACGGCTTCAACGATACGAAGAACTTGGGCATTTGGACTGGCTACTATTTTTGGTTGTATCCGCAGCGCCCGACGCTTAACGCTTGGGTAGCGAAAAATGACGCCAACAGCGACAAATTCATTTTGGAGCGCAATCCCTACTTTTTCAAGACGGACAAAGATGGCCAGCAGCTTCCTTATATTGACCGCATCGTAATGCCCAAAATGCAAGACAGCAGCCACACGATGATTGAAACGTTTGCCGGTAACGTTGAATTAACCGGGGCTGATTTTAAAGATTTTACGGTTTTGAAGGAAAATGAGAAAAAAGGCAATTATCACGTCGTTACTTGGTCAGCTACAAGCTGGTCCAGTACGGGAATTGAATTGAATCAAACGACCGAAGCTCCGAAGCTCCGTGCTTTGTTCCAAGACATTCGATTCAGAGAGGCGCTCTCCGTCGCCGTAGACCGCAATCAAGTATCGGAAATTATAACGAACGGACAAGGCAAGCCGGCTCAAGCTTCGGTGCCTAAAGGCCTTCCAAACTACCAGGATGGCTGGGATAAGCAATGGATCGGCTACGACACGAATCGCGCCGCCAAGCTCTTCGACGACATCGGGTTGAAATGGGACAGTAACCATAAATACAGAACCTATGCCGACGGTTCCGATTTATCTATCGTCATCTATGAACAGAAAGGCGACGACGAGAGATTTATAGAATTGCTTCGAAAATATTACGATCAAGTCGGCATCAAAACCGATCTGAAGGTAGTCGATAACGGCAGCTACAACGACCTGAAGTATGCCAACAAAATACCTGCCAGCATTGCTAACGTAAGTGTTATGAACGTTGCCTTAAGGCCGGATGAGCTCGTTCCGCTCCGCGTCATTACCCCTTGGTTCGGCCATTACGGTTTGTATACTTCCTCCAAGGGCAAGGAGGGTGTTAAGCCGGAAGGCGATGTGGCCCTGATCTTGGAGTACTGGGACAAACTCAAAGCCGCCAAAACCAAGGAAGAAATTACGAAGTGGAGTAACGAGATCGTTAAGCTTCACCAAAAAAATCAATGGGTTATCGGCTATACGAGCCCTACACCAGTTGTATTTATCGTCAAAAATAATTTGAAAAACTTTCCGACTGCGCTTTTCTCAAGCGACGAGACCAGAGGAATGGGCCTTGCCCATCCGGAGCAATTCTACTTAGAATAG
- a CDS encoding TVP38/TMEM64 family protein, giving the protein MKKKPFVKIVAILLFVIALLLWINQRYLHLTPQNIRDWILSFGWMAPPLYILLFTFRPFVLFPVTILSLTGGLAFGALWGSIFTIIGATLGALLSFLVSRYFGKKLVNKQWTGKWSKLEKRLEAQGFFYILLIRLIPFISFDLISYAAGLSKIRILPYLLGTVIGIIPITIAFNFLGSSFMKGSINTIFVAILMIAAVVAIPLIFRKKLDPMHDQEERNQP; this is encoded by the coding sequence TTGAAAAAGAAGCCGTTTGTCAAAATAGTCGCAATCCTGCTTTTTGTAATTGCTCTATTGCTTTGGATCAATCAACGTTACTTGCATCTTACTCCGCAAAACATCCGTGATTGGATCTTGTCCTTCGGTTGGATGGCTCCTCCCCTGTATATATTATTATTTACCTTCAGGCCCTTTGTTTTATTTCCTGTAACCATATTGTCGTTGACCGGAGGACTAGCGTTCGGTGCTCTGTGGGGATCCATATTTACGATCATTGGAGCTACACTCGGGGCATTGTTATCGTTTCTCGTCTCCCGTTATTTCGGCAAAAAACTGGTCAATAAACAATGGACGGGAAAATGGAGCAAGCTTGAAAAGAGGCTGGAAGCCCAAGGCTTCTTCTATATACTTCTCATTCGTTTAATTCCTTTTATCTCGTTTGATTTGATTAGTTATGCAGCCGGTTTGTCGAAAATCCGAATCCTGCCTTATTTACTTGGAACGGTGATCGGAATCATTCCGATCACCATTGCCTTCAATTTTCTAGGATCCAGCTTTATGAAAGGATCTATCAACACTATCTTCGTTGCCATATTGATGATTGCCGCGGTTGTTGCCATTCCTTTGATTTTTCGAAAAAAGCTTGATCCGATGCATGATCAGGAAGAAAGGAACCAACCATAA
- a CDS encoding ABC transporter permease, which produces MLTYIVRRVITMIPVVLLISIIVFFIIQLPPGDFISDYAAKMAVGGEILDKATMQMLRESYGLDQPWYIQYLKWMWGMVSRGDFGYSFSYNRPVLSILGQYMGLTMIVSLVSMLFTYVVSIPIGIYSAVKQYSFGDYLITGLGFLGMATPNFLLAIVLMYFSYIYVGDPMLGLFSPQFVDKAWSIAKFADFLKHMIIPIVVIGLGSTCDLIRVMRGQMLDEMDKPYMLTARAKGLSEAKIIMKYPIRAAINPIVSTLGWSLTSIFTGSTITAIVLNLPTQGPVIYQALLSQDMYLAGTWLLFMAVCIVLGTLISDILLFWLDPRIRLQRKGM; this is translated from the coding sequence ATGCTTACTTATATTGTGCGCAGAGTGATTACGATGATTCCAGTCGTGTTGCTCATTTCCATTATTGTTTTTTTTATCATCCAGCTTCCTCCCGGCGATTTCATCAGCGATTATGCTGCCAAGATGGCAGTCGGAGGAGAAATTTTGGACAAGGCAACCATGCAAATGTTGCGAGAGTCGTACGGCCTGGACCAACCCTGGTACATCCAATATTTGAAATGGATGTGGGGCATGGTGAGTAGAGGAGATTTCGGTTATTCATTTAGCTACAACCGTCCGGTGTTATCGATTCTCGGCCAGTATATGGGGCTAACGATGATCGTTTCACTAGTTTCCATGCTGTTTACGTATGTGGTTTCAATACCAATAGGCATTTACAGCGCGGTTAAGCAATACTCCTTCGGCGATTACCTCATAACAGGACTCGGCTTTTTAGGCATGGCCACTCCGAATTTTTTACTTGCGATTGTTTTGATGTACTTTTCCTATATATACGTAGGCGATCCGATGCTGGGATTGTTTTCTCCACAATTTGTCGATAAAGCATGGTCCATTGCGAAATTTGCCGATTTTCTCAAGCATATGATTATCCCTATCGTCGTCATCGGCTTAGGAAGCACATGCGATTTAATTCGCGTCATGCGAGGGCAGATGCTTGACGAGATGGACAAGCCCTATATGCTGACCGCAAGAGCCAAAGGGCTTTCGGAAGCGAAAATCATTATGAAATATCCGATTCGCGCAGCGATTAATCCGATTGTCAGCACACTCGGGTGGTCACTTACATCGATTTTTACAGGAAGTACCATTACTGCGATTGTACTCAATTTACCGACCCAAGGACCGGTTATATACCAAGCGCTGCTCAGTCAGGATATGTATCTTGCCGGCACTTGGCTGCTTTTTATGGCGGTGTGCATCGTGCTTGGTACTTTGATTTCGGACATTTTGCTATTCTGGCTAGATCCCCGAATTCGCTTGCAGAGAAAAGGAATGTGA
- a CDS encoding response regulator transcription factor — protein sequence MRILVVEDDLPLRKVITELFEEESYQVDGTDSGDDGLFLAEQGIYDLLVFDIMLPGTNGLSIVKKLRLRSMATPILFLTAKDSVEDRVSGLDAGADDYIVKPFVITELLARVRALLRRQGAMSSEGEISYGIISIKPKLHDAFVDGSPLQLTIKEFKLLEFLVLNSEQILTKEQIFDRIWGFDSDTANSIVELYIHYLRKKMSLHGCEHLLHTVRGVGYRLKEK from the coding sequence ATGCGAATATTGGTGGTTGAGGATGATCTTCCTTTGAGGAAGGTGATTACTGAGCTATTTGAAGAGGAATCCTATCAGGTGGATGGCACGGATTCAGGGGATGACGGATTATTCCTTGCAGAGCAAGGGATTTATGATTTGTTGGTATTTGATATTATGCTCCCGGGAACGAATGGGTTATCGATTGTAAAAAAGCTGCGCTTGCGGTCTATGGCGACCCCTATTTTATTTTTGACAGCAAAGGATAGTGTGGAGGATCGGGTAAGCGGTTTAGACGCAGGTGCTGACGATTATATAGTTAAACCTTTTGTGATCACCGAGCTTTTGGCAAGAGTTCGTGCGCTTTTGCGTCGGCAGGGAGCTATGAGCTCTGAAGGGGAGATCTCTTACGGCATAATCAGTATCAAGCCCAAATTGCATGATGCCTTCGTAGATGGGAGTCCACTTCAATTAACGATCAAAGAATTTAAGCTGCTGGAATTTTTGGTATTGAATAGTGAACAGATACTAACAAAGGAACAAATTTTTGATCGCATTTGGGGATTTGATTCGGATACAGCAAACAGTATTGTTGAGCTCTATATCCATTATTTGCGCAAAAAAATGAGCCTGCATGGCTGTGAGCATTTATTACATACCGTCCGGGGAGTTGGCTATCGGCTAAAGGAGAAATGA
- a CDS encoding HAD family hydrolase: protein MSEKKLIIFLDSGDTIIDETTEIRNDEDIVISASVIPGADVMVKALIERGYTLALVADGNAQSFKNMFTQLGLYDCFSTMIYSETIKASKPSPRMFKAAVGALDLNEMDYSRIVMVGNNLSRDIKGANALGITSVFLSWTSRYPHTPADESERPVYTIREPLELLDLVEQLNDKLQS from the coding sequence ATGAGTGAGAAGAAGCTCATTATATTTCTGGATAGCGGCGACACGATTATCGATGAAACAACGGAAATCAGGAATGATGAAGACATAGTCATTAGCGCGAGCGTTATTCCAGGCGCGGATGTAATGGTTAAAGCCTTAATCGAGAGGGGATATACACTCGCTCTGGTTGCCGATGGCAATGCGCAATCATTCAAAAATATGTTTACTCAGTTGGGCCTCTATGATTGCTTCAGCACCATGATTTATTCGGAAACGATCAAGGCCAGTAAGCCGAGTCCGCGGATGTTCAAGGCGGCGGTAGGGGCGCTTGATCTGAACGAGATGGATTATTCCCGGATTGTGATGGTCGGCAATAATTTAAGCCGTGATATCAAAGGCGCGAATGCTCTTGGCATCACCAGCGTCTTTCTCAGCTGGACCTCACGTTATCCGCATACACCGGCCGACGAAAGCGAACGCCCGGTGTATACGATTCGTGAACCGTTGGAATTGCTGGACTTGGTGGAACAGTTAAACGACAAGCTGCAGTCATGA
- a CDS encoding dipeptide ABC transporter ATP-binding protein yields the protein MTEKPIMQIDNLVKEYPVHKGFGFTRKTTAVKAVSDISFTLRKGETFSLVGESGCGKTTLGRCLVRGIEATSGQVFYYLEDGTKVDFLQAKQQEYTAIRKNIQMIFQDPYSSLNPRMTVFDIISEPLRASFHLSKFEIEKRVIEMAEQTGLNISYLRRYPHAFSGGQRQRIGIARALITNPKVIVCDEAVSALDVSIQAQIINLLKDLQQQFQITYLFISHDLSVVKHISDRIAVMYLGKIIELASTDDLFYQPRHPYTEALLSAVPNPDPDRKKERVIVRGEIPNPANPPSGCHYHPRCAYKTELCEQTAPELQEIGEGRVVACHYANELKLRGITETFPVEQRF from the coding sequence ATGACTGAAAAACCAATAATGCAGATAGACAATCTAGTCAAAGAGTATCCCGTGCACAAGGGCTTCGGATTCACCCGCAAAACGACTGCGGTCAAGGCGGTCTCGGACATATCGTTTACGTTACGCAAGGGGGAAACGTTTAGTCTCGTGGGAGAATCGGGCTGCGGTAAGACTACGCTGGGCAGGTGCTTGGTCAGAGGGATTGAGGCGACCTCCGGCCAAGTTTTCTATTACTTGGAGGATGGCACCAAGGTCGACTTTTTGCAAGCCAAGCAGCAGGAGTACACAGCTATACGCAAAAACATTCAAATGATTTTTCAGGACCCCTATTCTTCATTAAATCCTCGGATGACCGTCTTCGACATTATCAGTGAGCCGCTCAGGGCTTCATTTCATTTGTCAAAATTCGAAATTGAAAAGCGCGTGATCGAAATGGCCGAGCAGACGGGATTGAATATCAGTTATTTGAGGCGGTATCCTCATGCTTTCTCGGGAGGACAGCGGCAGCGAATCGGCATCGCCAGGGCGCTCATTACCAATCCCAAGGTGATCGTATGCGACGAGGCGGTATCCGCGCTTGACGTTTCTATTCAGGCGCAAATCATTAACCTGCTTAAGGATTTGCAGCAGCAATTTCAGATTACGTACCTTTTCATCTCGCACGATCTGTCTGTGGTCAAGCATATTTCCGACCGGATCGCCGTGATGTATTTGGGGAAAATTATCGAGCTTGCGTCTACTGACGATTTGTTCTATCAACCAAGGCATCCCTATACAGAGGCATTGCTGTCAGCGGTACCCAATCCCGATCCGGACAGAAAGAAGGAAAGGGTTATTGTGCGCGGTGAGATTCCAAATCCGGCTAACCCGCCTTCGGGCTGCCATTACCATCCGAGATGCGCTTATAAAACAGAGCTGTGCGAGCAAACCGCTCCGGAATTGCAGGAGATAGGCGAGGGACGTGTGGTGGCGTGCCACTATGCAAATGAGTTGAAGCTCAGGGGAATTACGGAAACCTTTCCTGTCGAACAGAGGTTTTAA
- a CDS encoding GntR family transcriptional regulator: protein MFHREKERKQLLYVQIAEKLKTEIRSRKLRAHDPVPSEGELAKKFGVSRMTTKLALESLAKQGIVYRLARRGTFLSENGSVWEAEDLPAYTPKVMRPIKKRIAILVPNMDDYISRIISSVENEARKSGCHLLIKITTDKEDESECLQELYEDQIEGIILYPRGRKTCSEKVLRLNLLNYPLVIIDRIFREVQIDCVYHDHYQGAYNLTQYLIAKGHKEIGYVSMIFDGVTSREDRYQGYLRAMLDHNLPINSQNIFLECTEDYLNNLNASNPQLETLIGCNHTLTALVCADDYVAASCLYTAIHMNKSVPEQLSIVGFTDIQLASLLPVPLTTGRQTTEKLGEAAVNLLMQRMDNSRQGAITIKVNTSIVERSSVRSLQIE from the coding sequence GTGTTCCATCGTGAAAAAGAAAGAAAGCAGCTGCTATACGTCCAAATTGCTGAGAAACTAAAAACGGAAATTCGCAGCAGAAAGCTGAGAGCTCACGATCCCGTTCCTTCAGAAGGTGAATTGGCAAAGAAGTTCGGTGTTAGTAGAATGACCACGAAGCTTGCTCTGGAATCATTGGCTAAACAAGGTATCGTGTATAGACTTGCAAGAAGAGGAACTTTTCTATCTGAGAACGGCTCGGTTTGGGAAGCTGAGGACCTGCCGGCTTACACCCCAAAAGTAATGCGGCCAATTAAGAAAAGGATCGCTATATTGGTGCCAAATATGGACGATTATATATCCCGGATCATCTCATCGGTAGAAAATGAAGCCCGAAAGTCCGGTTGTCATTTGCTTATTAAGATAACAACGGACAAAGAGGATGAAAGCGAGTGTCTGCAGGAGCTTTACGAAGATCAAATAGAGGGCATTATTTTGTATCCGCGTGGGCGAAAGACATGCAGTGAGAAAGTGTTGAGGCTGAATCTTTTGAACTACCCGCTGGTCATCATTGATCGAATATTCCGTGAAGTTCAAATTGATTGTGTTTATCACGATCACTATCAAGGCGCCTATAATCTTACACAATATTTGATTGCCAAGGGTCACAAAGAGATAGGCTATGTTTCGATGATATTTGATGGGGTGACAAGCAGGGAGGATCGCTATCAGGGATATTTACGAGCTATGCTTGATCACAATCTTCCCATCAATAGCCAAAATATCTTCCTGGAGTGTACGGAGGATTACTTAAACAACTTGAACGCATCCAACCCGCAATTGGAGACTCTTATCGGGTGCAACCATACTTTAACGGCATTGGTATGCGCCGATGACTACGTAGCGGCTTCCTGCCTCTACACAGCTATACATATGAACAAGTCCGTCCCCGAACAGCTGTCCATTGTCGGATTTACCGATATTCAATTGGCGAGCCTGCTGCCCGTTCCCTTAACTACTGGTAGACAAACTACGGAGAAATTGGGAGAAGCTGCAGTAAATTTGCTCATGCAACGTATGGACAATTCGAGGCAAGGAGCTATTACGATAAAAGTAAACACCTCGATTGTCGAACGAAGCTCCGTTCGTTCACTCCAAATAGAGTAG
- a CDS encoding DMT family transporter yields the protein MLANKISFILAFSAGLLGVTQGMINAYIGKVQGQYGMIIGVSAIQIAFASFLLWRVKSAPPLQLQVIPWILVAGILGVGIMFSTSYATGKIGTVSVFILIIAGQLVASSIIDHLGLMGLPKNPFTLGKFGSILLIMLGVFCLPSAVLPPA from the coding sequence ATGCTAGCAAACAAAATAAGCTTTATACTTGCTTTTTCTGCAGGATTACTGGGTGTTACTCAAGGTATGATCAATGCGTACATAGGCAAAGTTCAGGGACAGTATGGAATGATTATTGGTGTTTCCGCAATACAAATCGCCTTTGCCTCTTTTTTATTGTGGCGTGTCAAATCCGCTCCTCCGCTCCAGCTTCAAGTCATTCCTTGGATATTGGTTGCGGGAATTTTGGGCGTAGGCATAATGTTCAGCACCTCCTATGCTACGGGGAAGATTGGAACTGTCTCCGTTTTTATCCTGATCATTGCCGGGCAGCTTGTGGCTTCCTCAATTATCGATCACCTCGGACTTATGGGATTGCCTAAGAATCCATTTACCCTAGGCAAATTCGGCAGTATATTACTTATCATGCTCGGCGTGTTTTGTTTGCCTTCGGCGGTACTTCCTCCCGCGTAA